In the Erythrolamprus reginae isolate rEryReg1 chromosome 13, rEryReg1.hap1, whole genome shotgun sequence genome, one interval contains:
- the UFC1 gene encoding ubiquitin-fold modifier-conjugating enzyme 1, with product MADEATRRVVAALPLLKTNAGPRDKELWIQRLKEEYQALIKYVENNKNADNDWFRLESNKEGTRWFGKCWYIHNLLKYEFAVEFDIPVTYPATAPEIAIPELDGKTAKMYRGGKICLTDHFKPLWARNVPKFGLAHIMALGLGPWLAVEIPDLIAKGLIEHKDK from the exons ATGGCGGACGAGGCGACCCGACGGGTAGTAGCTGCGTTGCCGCTGCTGAAAACCAACGCCGGTCCGCGGGATAAGGAGCTGTGGATCCAACGGCTGAAGGAGGAGTACCAGGCGCTCATTAAG TATGTGGAGAACAACAAGAATGCAGATAACGATTGGTTCAGATTGGAATCTAACAAGGAAGGTACCAg GTGGTTTGGGAAGTGCTGGTACATCCACAATCTCTTGAAATATGAATTTGCCGTTGAGTTTGAT ATTCCAGTTACCTATCCAGCTACTGCACCAGAAATAGCTATTCCAGAACTGGATGGCAAGACAGCCAAAATGTACAG GGGAGGCAAGATATGCCTGACGGACCATTTCAAGCCCTTGTGGGCTAGGAACGTGCCCAAATTTGGACTAGCACACATCATGGCCTTGGGG CTGGGACCATGGCTGGCTGTAGAAATCCCTGATCTGATAGCCAAGGGGCTGATTGAACACAAAGACAAATGA
- the LOC139175393 gene encoding apolipoprotein A-II-like has protein sequence MKVFALTVLLISICYVQGGLVKRQAEQEPEAPNPFGAQFTEFFQRLQRETDEFASSIKERFGQTTVEGIRTQFETAFQQFQESFNPLTEQVKQQVGRLFPIPEVNEFQQSD, from the exons ATGAAGGTTTTCGCCCTGACCGTTCTGCTGATTAGCATCTGCTATGTACAAG GTGGTTTAGTGAAGCGACAAGCGGAGCAGGAACCTGAGGCCCCAAATCCCTTTGGCGCTCAGTTCACTGAATTTTTCCAGAGGCTGCAACGGGAAACTGACGAATTCGCTTCGTCTATCAAGGAGAGATTTGGGCAAACAACGGTGGAGGGTATAAGGACCCAATTTGA gacgGCGTTCCAGCAATTCCAGGAGAGCTTTAATCCCCTCACCGAACAAGTGAAGCAACAAGTGGGCCGATTGTTCCCCATCCCCGAAGTGAATGAGTTCCAACAAAGCGACTAA